CTTAGATAGTTCTCCACTTAGCAGGACCAGTAGTGTGAATAGAAGTACCCTCAGTATCAACAGCTACAGTAACAGGCATGTCTTTAACCTCAAATTCATATATAGCTTCCATACCAAGTTCTTCAAATGCTA
Above is a window of Arcobacter sp. F2176 DNA encoding:
- a CDS encoding fumarate hydratase C-terminal domain-containing protein translates to AFEELGMEAIYEFEVKDMPVTVAVDTEGTSIHTTGPAKWRTI